CGCTCAACAGAAGATAAGTTTCTGATAAGACTAATGGTTGGCGGCGCATTGGCAAAAGAGAGCCCATTTAAGAAAAACCTATTCCAAATAGCAACAGAAGAACTCCAGCGTAGCGCTAAAATATTCGCTCCATTCGAGTTCTCATATAAGGTAATTCACAAAAAAGCCATACCGATATACACAATGCAACACAAAGAGATTATAGAAACAACCAAAGCGTTTGAACTAAAGCATAAAGGCATATTTATAACAGGAAACGCCTTTTACGGTATCAGTTTTAACGACTGCATAAAATCGGCTTATAATCTTTTAAAAAAAATAAAATAAAGGCAGGCAAAAAGCCTGCCAGGTTTTTACACATCGAAATAGAGATAGAACTCTGCAGGATGCGGGATAGAGTTGACATATTTGATTTCGTTTTCTCTTTTGTACTCAATCCAAGTTTTGATTAAATCTTCTGTGAAAACATCGCCTCTTAGCAAGAATTCATAGTCTTTTTCAAGCTCGTTTAGAGCTTCTTCTAAGTTTCTCGGCATCTTTTCAACCTTAGCGAGCTCTTCGGGTGGCAAGTCGTAAATATTCTTATCAAGTGGCTCACCTGGGTCAATCTTGTTGATTATTCCGTCAATTCCAGCCATGAGCATTGCAGTAAATGCAAGATATGGATTGGCAGATGGGTCTGGGAATCTCACTTCTATTCTTTTTGCCTTTGGAGATGGCGAGTACATTGGAATTCTCACAGCTGCAGACCTGTTTCTTGATGAGTATGCAAGGTTAATAGGAGCTTCAAAACCAGGAACAAGTCTCTTGTATGAGTTCATTGTTGGGTTTGTAAAAGCGGCCAAAGCCTTGCCGTGCTTCAATATACCACCAATGTAATAAAGGCCTATTTCACTTAAACCTGCATAACCGTTTCCAGCAAACAAAGGCTTGCCATCTTTCCATAAACTCTGATGCGTATGCATACCTGTTCCGTTATCACCGGCTATAGGCTTAGGCATAAATGTTATTGTCTTGCCATACATAAATGCAACATTTTTTGCAATGTATTTATACTTCATAACATTGTCAGCCTGCTGTAAGAGTGATGCATACTTTATATCTATCTCAGCTTGACCAGCAGTTGCAACTTCGTGATGATGTGCTTCAACTTCTATGCCAGCCTTCTCAAGCTCAAGCACTATCTCACTTCTTAAATCCTGCAGACTGTCAAGCGGCGCAACAGGGAAATAACCTTCTTTATGTTTTATCTTATATCCGAGATTTGGGTCTTCATCTTTACCAGAATTCCAGATACCTTCAACAGAGTCAACAGCATAGTAAGATGTATTTGGTTTTACATCGTATCTAACATCATCAAGTATAAAGAACTCAAGCTCAGGACCAAAGAATGCAACATCTGCAATACCAGAAGATTTTAAGAATTCCTCTGCCTTTTTTGCTATCGCCCTTGGATGTCTCTCATAAGGCTCTCTTGTTATTGGGTCAACGATATCGCAGATAATATTGAGTGTTGCAACTTCAGCAAATGGGTCCATAAATGCCGTTGCTGGGTCCGGCATTACGAGCATATCACTCTCGTTTATACTCTTCCACCCTCTAATTGAAGAGCCGTCAAAACCTAAACCTTCTTCGAAAACTTCTTCTGTAAACACATGTGCAGGAACGCTAAAATGCTGCCATGTTCCAAGTAAATCAACGAACCTTACATCAACAATCTTAATGTCTTCTTCCTGAATCTTTTTTACGATTTCTTCAACCGTCATACCTTTTACCTCCACTTAAAGTTTTGTCGGTTTTAGAGCAAAAGCAGTTCCATTACTGTTTTAATAGGAATTTTTACAAACTTAACGCCTTTTAAAACATTTATGCTTGCTATTTTGAATACATTTTTGTAAAATTGACAACACTATGATAGTGCAACAGATAAATATAAAAGAAGGATATCTGAACATTATCCACGAAGCAAGCAAAATATTAAGTAAAAAGAACACACTAAACGAATCACTTAAGGAGATATTGAAAATCTTATACTCATACTGGGATGCTCCAATCTCATTTGTCGTGTTATATGATGAGCAGATAGGTGCATTGAAAATAGCAGAAAGTTTTGGTATGACAAAAAAGGAAGTATCTAAAGGTGTATTCAAAAATGGAGAGGGTGTTGTTGGAAGTATCTTTAAAAATGAACTACCAGCTGTTATTTACGACATAAAAAACAATCCAAAATACCTAAACAAAACAAAATTAACGAAAAGAGTAAGTGAAGAGCTTGTATTCTTGGGCGTTCCTATAAAGGTTGGTGGAGAGAAGTTCGGAGTTTTATGCACATACAAAGAGAAATCAAAGGGATTCTCCCACGATGACGCAATAAAGATGCTTTCAACACTCGCAACATTGATTGGTTTGACAAAAAAGATGTATGAGAGAATGGAAGAAGAGCGTAAATACTGGCAGGAAGAAAAAGAGATTCTTTTAAGCACAATAAGCAAAGAAGCAATAGCCTTAAACGATATAATCGGTGTATCTGATGCAATCTCTAATTTAAAAAAGGTCTTGCTCAAAGTTGCAACAACAGATTCAACAATTCTAATAACAGGAGAGAGCGGAACAGGAAAAAGCTTAATAGCAAAAACGATACATAAACTAAGTCCGAGAAGGGATAAGCCATTTGCAACGATAAACTGTGCAGCCATACCAGAAAATCTATTAGAAAGTGAATTGTTCGGATATGAGAAAGGTGCTTTTACTGGTGCTACATCAAGAAAAAAAGGCAAATTCGAGCTTGTAGATGGCGGAACGCTATTTTTGGACGAGATAGGAGATATGCCATTAACACTTCAAGCAAAGCTGTTAAATGTGCTTCAGGATAAAGAAATTTCAAGATTGGGAAGTGAGCAAACTATTCCTATTAATGTAAGAATCATTGCAGCAACAAACAAAGATATAGAAAAATTAATAAAACTCGGGCATTTTAGGGAAGATTTGTATTACCGTCTCAATGTTATACCAATACATGTGCCACCTTTAAGGGAAAGAAAAGAAGACATACCGATACTGATAGATTACTTCTTAAAAAAGTTTAACAAACAATACAAAAAAAGAATCGGCATAACCAAAGAAGCAGTAAAGATAATGGTTAACTACAGATGGGGCGGCAATATAAGAGAACTTGAAAATACCATTGAAAGGCTCGTAATTATGAATGACAAAGATATAAAAGAAGACGACTTGCCAACATACATAAAAGACGAAGCAGAAGAGCCAACAATCCAACAGCCATCGACTTTAACAGACATACCTTCAACCATAGAGTCAATAGAGAAACAGCAGATACAAGACGCCTTAAAAAAAGTTGGTTATGTAAAATCAAGGGCAGCAAGGCTTTTAGGTTATACAATCAGACAGCTTGATTACAGAATCAAAAAATACGGTATAAAGATACAGAAGTTTTAATGTCTATAGATAAAGGCAAGAATCTTCGCTATGGCTTCGTATAGCTCTTCTGGTATCTCTTCGTTTAGTTTGAGTTTATAGAGACTCTCAGCCAATTGTGGGTCTTTCTCTATGTGTATGTCATACTCTTTTGCTAACTCTTCTATTTTCTGAGCCAAATATCCCCTACCCTTTGCAACAACCTTGGGTGCGTTATCTTCACCTTGAAGATATCTCAATGCAACGGCCTTTTTATTTCCTTCCATCAATACTGCCTTTTTATGCTAAATAAACCAGTAAGATTGAGTGTTATCCAGAAACCTTTGTTTAAATGAGTGGAATAGTTGCCATTTGAGTCTTCTTCTGCAACTCTGTTGAGATAGAAGTCTATGCCTATACCCCAGCAGTCTTCAGTGTACATAAAACCAAACTTTCTCTCTGGAAAGTAATGATGCATTATGCTTTTTTTGGCTTCAGTATAGAGATAAAGCTCCTTTATCGGATAGACATAAACTTTAGAATTTACTGTCTCATCTTCAAGGTTATAGTCGGAATCTCTTGCCATAGAATAACCAATACCAAAACCTGCTCTTTTACTTGAAATATCCAAACTCTCTGTTGAGTCGGTAAATAGATGCTTTTTAAAGAAGTAGTGAGCCTTTGAAGTCAAAGAGAGAAAGTTAAACGGCCTTATAGTTGTCTCTTCATATACCGGTGGGAATGGCGTGTCGTATTTCTTAATAAAATCATACTTAACAATGAGCTTGTTATAAAAGACATCCCTATAAATAGGGTTATCTTTGAACAGATATTTTGCCGTTAAGTTATTCTCAAGCGTAAAGGTTATAAGGTTTGTTTTCGGATAGGTATTCACAAAATCCGGAAAATCTTGAGACCTTTCTGGAATATACTCATACTCAACTGTTGGTTTTATTGTGTGTTTTAAACCTTTAAACCCTTCTGTATTATCATTTAGAAAGACACCAATAATTTGCGTGCTTGATGAGATGATATAATCCGGAATAAAAGAGCTCTTATAATGCTTATCATTATCAGGAGCATTTCTCCACTCAGACCAGAGCCTATGAGCACCAACCTTAGGCGTAATATTAAAATATGAAACCTTAAAAGGATAATAGAGAAAACCAGAACTATCTGTATAAACGCCCCTTTCTCCTTTTATCCTAAACTCATTTGCAATAGTCTGAGTAAAATCAAGCGTTAAATTTTCATAAAGTTTTTTCCCAGTGATACCAAATTTAACAACAGGCAAGTCTTGAAGTGTTTCTTTATTATTTTCAGAAACTAAATCTTGTCTATAATTTCCATAAACAGAGAAGAAGTACTCATTATGAGAAAGATAATACGACGCAGTTGATACGGTATATCTATCACCAGAAAGTTCTATATTGCTCTGATTTATAACCCTAAGATTGTTTTTATTGTTTACAATGTTGAGCTTATAATTAAATCTTCCGTATTTTCCAAAATCAGCCCACTGTGTTGCTTTAAGGTTAATCCTTGTATGCCTACTACTGCTGCTTTTGTATGGTGTTTTCTCTTTAAATACCGTCACTTGCCATCTGCCCTTTGAATGCCTTGTCCAATAAAATCTATATTCAGCTGAGATGCCGTTTCCCTTTTTCGTGTATGTAAATGGATAGAGTGTTATATCCTGAGACGGGCTAATATTGATAAAAAACGGCTGAATATATACAGTTCCCTTACCTGAAGAGACGCCAAGCTGCGGCATTAAAAAACCCGTTTTTCTTTCCTTAGACAAACTTCTATGCAAAAAAGGTAAGACAAATACAGGAACACTTCGTGCTCTTAAAATAATAGGATAAGACAAAAGATAATCATCTTTAACTATGTAAGTATTGGATGCACTTACAGTCCACTTCGGATAACATCTACTATTAAAATTCAAAAATTCGTCGCATTTACAACTTGTGATTATCCCGTCTTTTATAAAGTAATGATTTTTATCATACATAATTATCTTCTTAGCTTTAACATACAATCCATTGCCCTTTATAAACATAATCGCATTCTTTATAAAACCTTGATAGGTTGAGTAATTTATTTTAGCATAATCGCCCTTTATCCAGTTTCCCTTGGAATCTTCTAAAAACACATTGCCTTTGGCTTCTGCAACAGATGAGTTGTCATTGTATGCAATAGTGTCGGCTTTAAGCGAGTATTGAGAGTCATAAACTATACAATTGCCGTATGCATAGTATGTAGAAAGCCCTTTATTATAAGAAATGTGGTCAGCTTTTATATGGACAACACTATCAGCAAAAACCCTTAAAGGGACAAATAAAAAAAAGAGAAGGACAAAAATTTTTATACCCTTCATCATGCTTTTAAGTATATGCGTTTAATTGGCTTTTTGCAACTCAATAATATAATAACCCTTCAAACGACTAAATAATTTTATCATTTAACTAATTAAATTAGAAAATTGATTTTAAATTTTAAGTCAGATATTATCTCACTTGAGCTAACAAAAAGAAAATTTTATGTATGTTGGGAGGTTTTTATGAAAATATTACATGCGATAGGCGGAGCTGCAATAGGAGCAGCATCCTTAGGAGCTTTAACTTTAAAACTATTCCAAACACAAATGGTAAAAGAGATACCATCACCAAAAAACTTTGAAGAAACATGTAAAGCCATCGAAAAGGTAATACCCCAGTTTTCAAACAGTGGTTGGGGTTTTCCTTTTGAAAAATGGAATTTCTACAAAGTCTTCGAAGACAGAAACATTGATGTTCCAAACATCAGAAAACTAACAGTTTATTTTGTTTGTAATGCGAATTTGGCAGCAAGGGTAATAAACACAAACAATGCAATGGCTGGAATTATGCCATGCTCTTGGGCTGTTATGGAAAAAGCAGACGGTAAAACCTATATTTCAAAAATGAATATAGGATTAATGGCAAAGATGTTTACTGGAGAAATTAAAAAGGCAATGCTCGAAGTTGAGAAAACAGAAAAAGAAATGTTCAAAAGAATATTCTCATAAAAAGCAAAAAGCCGGGCATAATGCCCGGCAATCCCCTATACTTCTACTCCTACCCTTAGGCCACCCCAATGCTTGCCTTCAACATAAATAGGAACTGAGACATCATACATAGCATTTCCTGTGTCCCTTAAATATGTCTGAACAAGTAAAGGTTCTGTGTTCCTTGCACTTGCTAAACCAACAGGGTCATCAAATTTTCTTTTTGACCTATTACCTATTAAGTCTTTCTCATAATCACCTGTTAAAGGTTTGTCGTAGATAGAGTTGTGAGCAGCGGCATATCCATTATTGTCAACTAATAAGAAATACTTAAATTTGTTGTTCTTTGCCAAATATTTATCCTCAATGGGCTGAATATACTTTTTAACAAAATCAGTAAACCTTGTCTCATACTTTTGAGGATTTGTATTAGGAACAGGCACATAATTTCTATCCCAGATATCAGCCGAAGATATAACACCGTTTTTAATTGCATCCTCTATAGTTTTCTCTATTTCTGCTTTTGCCTCTCTCAACAACTTATATATATCCTCCATCGGGTGGTCTATCCTCAGTTTTTGTAAAATCTTAAAAGCCTCATCAGAAACCTCACTTAAGTCCACACTTTGATTTGCTACATCATTAAGACTATTCACAACTTCACGAGTAGATTGAGTTACTGTGGTTACTGTTTGGGTAACCTCTTCAATTGAAGCAGATTGCTCTTCAATAGCCGCTGTTATATTGGAAAGCATCTGAGACGCTTTTTGAATTTCACCAACAACACCTTCAAATGTATCCTTTATTTTTACGGCTTCTTCTCCACTTTCCTTTATTTTGTTTGCAATAATTAGGTTCTGTTCAATAAGTTTCTCGGCATTTGCACTTACAGTTCTTATCATTTCATAAATTTCAGAAGCATTAGCCTGTGTTTTTTCTGCAAGTTTTCTTACTTCATCGGCAACAACGGCAAAACCACGACCAGCTTCTCCTGCTCGTGCTGCTTCGATGGCTGCATTTAGAGCAAGTAGGTTTGTCTGGTCTGCTATGTCATTTATAACATTAACTATGTTAGAAATATTCTTTAGATTATCTCCAAGTTCGTCTATAAGATGCCTTCCACTCTCCATCATTTCGACATTATTCTGCATCGTATTCTCAACATTTACAGCTATTTGCAAGACCTCTTTTGATGCTGCTTCTATTTCACTCATAAAATTACTAAACTCTTCAATATTCTTTGAAATATCCGTTACAGCATACGAAGCATCTTTCATTGTTGCATTAATTGCATCGAACTGAGCCATATTCTCATTAATTGCTTCAATGGTTTTCTTAAGTTCATGATTAAACTTAGCGTTAAACACACTTGCTTTACCTGCAGCGGTTATAAGCTTTCCAACAACACCATGAATAAAATCTTTGAATCTCTTAACAAATGTTTCAACAAATGGAATTCCTGGAGTTTTAATCTCTTTTAATAAATCTATTCTTTCATCTTTGAGCAGCTCTCCAAATTCTTTATTTATCTTACTGAAGTTTGATATAAGTTGAACATAGTAGTACCATAGGTTGGCAGCAGTAAAAACAACTGACGCCAAAACAAAAAACAAAAGAAAATGATTTAAGAATGTTTCCCTAAAAAATAGATAACCGAGAAGACCGCCTAAAAAATAAAGCAAAAAACTTACAGCTGTAAAAACAAACAGCCTAAACAACATCGTGTAACCCTCCCACTACAATTTTAAACCGATTGAATCTATCAAACTCATACTTTAAATTCAAGTTAATAATAAAATTACCGATAGCACAACAACGCATAGCATGCATACGGCTTCCAATATAACCCTTTTCAAAAGTTTGACAAGGCAAACTTAGAGTGATATAAAAGAGTCAACTTCATTGACTATTGGCCATATAGTTCAATGAAGAGCCAAACGCTTAAGCGTTGGCAATAGATTTTTGTGTTGAGGTGTATTTTTATGGTTAAGACGCTTTATGTTGGAAATCTTCCCTACGCAACGACGGAGGAAGAGCTCAAGGAATTATTTGGGGAGTATGGTGAAGTAAGTTCAACTAAGATTATCACCGACAGAGAGACAGGCAGGTCCAGAGGATTTGGATTTGTCGAGATGGATTCAGATGCTGCTCAAAAGGCTATCGAGTCATTAAATGGAACAAGCTTTGGCGGAAGAAACTTAAAGGTTAACGAAGCCAGAGAGAGAAAGCCACGCAACAGATTCTAACAAAACTCAAACAGGGCAGGTTTAACCTGCCCTTTCAATATCCTTCTCTTACTCTTCTATTTTAAACACTTCTTTTATAGCCTGCTTGAAAGCTTCTTTTGGAAGTGCTCCAACTGCCATTTGCGGTTGCTCATTTAAAGGAACAAAAAGTAATGATGGTATGCTTCTGATGCCAAATACCGCAGCAAGTTCCTGTTCTTGGTCAGTGTTAACCCTATAAAACTTAACTTTTCCATCATACTCTTCAGAAAGCTCATTTAAGATTGGTTCAACCATTTTGCATGGCCCGCACCAGTCTGCATAAAAATCGATGATACAAGGCACATCACCCTTGTAATGCCAATCCTTGCTCTCTTCCCAGTTAAAAATCTTCTCCTTAAAATCCTGCGTCGTTAAATTTTCAACCATCAACATCCTCCATACACAAAAAATTCGTCCATAAGGCTAACATACAACTATCTCATTGTCAAACCCATCAACCTGTTATAAAATGTCTTTATGTTTGAGATTGGAAGTTTGACTCTGCTTAAGGGCATAGGCATTTTTACCTTAGGCATAATTGTCGGATTTATAAATGTGCTGGCAGCCGGTGGTTCTTTTCTTACCCTTGCCTTTTTGATAGCAATAG
This genomic stretch from Hippea alviniae EP5-r harbors:
- the glnA gene encoding type I glutamate--ammonia ligase; translation: MTVEEIVKKIQEEDIKIVDVRFVDLLGTWQHFSVPAHVFTEEVFEEGLGFDGSSIRGWKSINESDMLVMPDPATAFMDPFAEVATLNIICDIVDPITREPYERHPRAIAKKAEEFLKSSGIADVAFFGPELEFFILDDVRYDVKPNTSYYAVDSVEGIWNSGKDEDPNLGYKIKHKEGYFPVAPLDSLQDLRSEIVLELEKAGIEVEAHHHEVATAGQAEIDIKYASLLQQADNVMKYKYIAKNVAFMYGKTITFMPKPIAGDNGTGMHTHQSLWKDGKPLFAGNGYAGLSEIGLYYIGGILKHGKALAAFTNPTMNSYKRLVPGFEAPINLAYSSRNRSAAVRIPMYSPSPKAKRIEVRFPDPSANPYLAFTAMLMAGIDGIINKIDPGEPLDKNIYDLPPEELAKVEKMPRNLEEALNELEKDYEFLLRGDVFTEDLIKTWIEYKRENEIKYVNSIPHPAEFYLYFDV
- a CDS encoding sigma-54-dependent Fis family transcriptional regulator; the encoded protein is MIVQQINIKEGYLNIIHEASKILSKKNTLNESLKEILKILYSYWDAPISFVVLYDEQIGALKIAESFGMTKKEVSKGVFKNGEGVVGSIFKNELPAVIYDIKNNPKYLNKTKLTKRVSEELVFLGVPIKVGGEKFGVLCTYKEKSKGFSHDDAIKMLSTLATLIGLTKKMYERMEEERKYWQEEKEILLSTISKEAIALNDIIGVSDAISNLKKVLLKVATTDSTILITGESGTGKSLIAKTIHKLSPRRDKPFATINCAAIPENLLESELFGYEKGAFTGATSRKKGKFELVDGGTLFLDEIGDMPLTLQAKLLNVLQDKEISRLGSEQTIPINVRIIAATNKDIEKLIKLGHFREDLYYRLNVIPIHVPPLRERKEDIPILIDYFLKKFNKQYKKRIGITKEAVKIMVNYRWGGNIRELENTIERLVIMNDKDIKEDDLPTYIKDEAEEPTIQQPSTLTDIPSTIESIEKQQIQDALKKVGYVKSRAARLLGYTIRQLDYRIKKYGIKIQKF
- a CDS encoding EscU/YscU/HrcU family type III secretion system export apparatus switch protein; protein product: MEGNKKAVALRYLQGEDNAPKVVAKGRGYLAQKIEELAKEYDIHIEKDPQLAESLYKLKLNEEIPEELYEAIAKILAFIYRH
- a CDS encoding LPS-assembly protein LptD, whose translation is MMKGIKIFVLLFFLFVPLRVFADSVVHIKADHISYNKGLSTYYAYGNCIVYDSQYSLKADTIAYNDNSSVAEAKGNVFLEDSKGNWIKGDYAKINYSTYQGFIKNAIMFIKGNGLYVKAKKIIMYDKNHYFIKDGIITSCKCDEFLNFNSRCYPKWTVSASNTYIVKDDYLLSYPIILRARSVPVFVLPFLHRSLSKERKTGFLMPQLGVSSGKGTVYIQPFFINISPSQDITLYPFTYTKKGNGISAEYRFYWTRHSKGRWQVTVFKEKTPYKSSSSRHTRINLKATQWADFGKYGRFNYKLNIVNNKNNLRVINQSNIELSGDRYTVSTASYYLSHNEYFFSVYGNYRQDLVSENNKETLQDLPVVKFGITGKKLYENLTLDFTQTIANEFRIKGERGVYTDSSGFLYYPFKVSYFNITPKVGAHRLWSEWRNAPDNDKHYKSSFIPDYIISSSTQIIGVFLNDNTEGFKGLKHTIKPTVEYEYIPERSQDFPDFVNTYPKTNLITFTLENNLTAKYLFKDNPIYRDVFYNKLIVKYDFIKKYDTPFPPVYEETTIRPFNFLSLTSKAHYFFKKHLFTDSTESLDISSKRAGFGIGYSMARDSDYNLEDETVNSKVYVYPIKELYLYTEAKKSIMHHYFPERKFGFMYTEDCWGIGIDFYLNRVAEEDSNGNYSTHLNKGFWITLNLTGLFSIKRQY
- a CDS encoding DUF302 domain-containing protein, translated to MKILHAIGGAAIGAASLGALTLKLFQTQMVKEIPSPKNFEETCKAIEKVIPQFSNSGWGFPFEKWNFYKVFEDRNIDVPNIRKLTVYFVCNANLAARVINTNNAMAGIMPCSWAVMEKADGKTYISKMNIGLMAKMFTGEIKKAMLEVEKTEKEMFKRIFS
- a CDS encoding methyl-accepting chemotaxis protein, producing the protein MLFRLFVFTAVSFLLYFLGGLLGYLFFRETFLNHFLLFFVLASVVFTAANLWYYYVQLISNFSKINKEFGELLKDERIDLLKEIKTPGIPFVETFVKRFKDFIHGVVGKLITAAGKASVFNAKFNHELKKTIEAINENMAQFDAINATMKDASYAVTDISKNIEEFSNFMSEIEAASKEVLQIAVNVENTMQNNVEMMESGRHLIDELGDNLKNISNIVNVINDIADQTNLLALNAAIEAARAGEAGRGFAVVADEVRKLAEKTQANASEIYEMIRTVSANAEKLIEQNLIIANKIKESGEEAVKIKDTFEGVVGEIQKASQMLSNITAAIEEQSASIEEVTQTVTTVTQSTREVVNSLNDVANQSVDLSEVSDEAFKILQKLRIDHPMEDIYKLLREAKAEIEKTIEDAIKNGVISSADIWDRNYVPVPNTNPQKYETRFTDFVKKYIQPIEDKYLAKNNKFKYFLLVDNNGYAAAHNSIYDKPLTGDYEKDLIGNRSKRKFDDPVGLASARNTEPLLVQTYLRDTGNAMYDVSVPIYVEGKHWGGLRVGVEV
- a CDS encoding RNA recognition motif domain-containing protein, giving the protein MVKTLYVGNLPYATTEEELKELFGEYGEVSSTKIITDRETGRSRGFGFVEMDSDAAQKAIESLNGTSFGGRNLKVNEARERKPRNRF
- the trxA gene encoding thioredoxin, which translates into the protein MVENLTTQDFKEKIFNWEESKDWHYKGDVPCIIDFYADWCGPCKMVEPILNELSEEYDGKVKFYRVNTDQEQELAAVFGIRSIPSLLFVPLNEQPQMAVGALPKEAFKQAIKEVFKIEE